The following proteins are encoded in a genomic region of Dialister hominis:
- the rplD gene encoding 50S ribosomal protein L4: MPKVKLYNIAGQETGEIELNDSVFGVDYNEAVIHQAVVRQMANERLGTHATKTRGLVRGGGKKPWKQKGTGRARVGSIRSPLWVGGGTVFGPTPRSHAKDMPRKARQLAVKSALSEKLRANELIVIDAIDFEAPKTKNVVKMLADLHSEGKALIVDGARNTVLSARNIPGVKAYAPSGLNIYDIVNTDKLFLTQEAVKKIEEVLA, encoded by the coding sequence ATGCCGAAAGTAAAGCTGTATAATATCGCCGGCCAGGAAACCGGCGAAATAGAGCTGAATGACAGCGTCTTTGGCGTAGACTATAACGAAGCTGTTATTCATCAGGCAGTGGTTCGCCAGATGGCTAATGAACGCCTTGGCACACATGCCACAAAGACCAGAGGCCTTGTTCGCGGCGGCGGCAAGAAACCATGGAAACAGAAAGGCACCGGCCGTGCCAGAGTTGGATCCATCCGCTCCCCACTGTGGGTAGGCGGCGGCACAGTATTCGGACCTACTCCGAGAAGCCATGCCAAAGATATGCCGAGAAAGGCACGTCAGCTCGCTGTTAAATCTGCACTGAGCGAAAAGCTCCGCGCAAATGAACTGATCGTTATCGATGCTATCGACTTCGAAGCACCGAAGACAAAGAACGTTGTAAAGATGCTCGCTGACCTTCACTCCGAAGGCAAAGCCCTCATCGTTGACGGCGCTCGCAACACGGTTCTTTCCGCTAGAAACATTCCTGGCGTTAAAGCCTATGCTCCGAGCGGACTCAATATCTATGATATTGTAAATACTGACAAGCTCTTCCTGACTCAGGA